A single region of the Glycine max cultivar Williams 82 chromosome 20, Glycine_max_v4.0, whole genome shotgun sequence genome encodes:
- the LOC100787232 gene encoding NAC domain-containing protein 17 produces MGEASGAGSADCFSQMMSSMPGFRFHPTDEELVMYYLKRKICGKRLKLDVIHETDVYKWDPEDLPGQSILKTGDRQWFFFCHRDRKYPNGGRSNRATRRGYWKATGKDRNVICNSRSVGVKKTLVFYAGRAPSGERTDWVMHEYTLDEEELKRCQGVKDYYALYKVYKKSGPGPKNGEQYGAPFNEEEWADDDIVDFNINSADQEAPNDVADNVNVPLPFLDDEINNIIREILDDELVLDQQHVNGYPDFPQVVSEETQSTVVDQFSEDVMLPEPVRISHPSCQFFDAQPSFDFNRPVTSHLHVSETSEVTSASNIKTKELDFNEDGFLEINDLIDTEPTLSNVENSVEYQHFEDGLSELDLFQDAQMFLRDLGPIIHETDSHAYTNALVSSNIECQSYQLLPNPEDANQTVGEFWMHGESNQLSSPGVVYESVGFPTEGNNNQSSTVEDVATSSLSSALWAFVESIPTTPASAAESALVNRALNRMSSFSRLKIKHTNIAASGKDTGTMKRAGRKGLPFLFFSILIALCAFCWVFVGNLRLVGRSISP; encoded by the exons ATGGGTGAGGCTTCGGGAGCTGGTTCCGCTGATTGTTTCAGCCAGATGATGTCGTCGATGCCGGGTTTTCGCTTCCATCCCACGGATGAGGAGTTGGTGATGTACTATCTGAAGCGGAAGATTTGTGGGAAGAGGCTGAAGCTCGACGTGATTCATGAAACCGATGTGTATAAGTGGGATCCCGAGGATTTGCCTG GGCAATCTATATTGAAAACGGGAGATAGGCAATGGTTCTTTTTCTGTCACAGAGATAGGAAATATCCTAATGGTGGAAGGTCTAACCGAGCAACCAGACGTGGGTATTGGAAAGCAACAGGAAAGGATCGTAACGTGATATGCAATTCTAGGTCAGTTGGAGTGAAAAAGACCCTGGTTTTCTACGCAGGCAGAGCTCCTAGTGGTGAGCGGACTGATTGGGTTATGCATGAATACACCTTGGATGAAGAGGAGCTTAAGAGATGCCAGGGTGTTAAG GACTATTATGCACTTTACAAGGTTTACAAGAAAAGTGGACCTGGTCCTAAAAATGGTGAACAGTATGGTGCACCATTTAATGAAGAAGAGTGGGCAGATGATGACATAGTAGATTTTAATATTAACTCAGCTGATCAGGAGGCTCCAAATGATGTTGCTGATAATGTTAATGTACCACTGCCTTTTCTTGATGATGAAATCAATAACATCATTAGGGAAATTTTGGATGATGAGCTTGTCCTAGATCAGCAGCATGTGAATGGCTATCCTGACTTTCCTCAG GTTGTTAGTGAAGAAACACAAAGTACTGTTGTGGATCAGTTCTCTGAGGATGTGATGCTCCCTGAACCAGTCAGAATCTCACATCCTAGCTGCCAATTTTTTGATGCACAGCCTAGCTTTGACTTCAATCGGCCAGTTACTTCTCATCTGCATGTTTCTGAAACATCTGAGGTCACTTCTGCTTCCAACATTAAAACAAAGGAGCTTGACTTTAATGAGGATGGCTTCTTGGAAATTAATGATCTCATTGATACTGAACCTACATTGTCAAATGTTGAAAATTCTGTGGAGTACCAGCATTTTGAAGATGGGTTAAGTGAACTTGATTTGTTCCAAGATGCACAGATGTTTCTTCGTGACTTGGGGCCAATTATTCATGAAACAGATTCACATGCATATACAAATGCCCTTGTCAGCAGCAATATTGAATGTCAAAGTTACCAATTGCTGCCAAATCCAGAGGATGCCAATCAAACTGTTGGTGAATTCTGGATGCATGGTGAAAGTAATCAGCTATCATCCCCAG GTGTTGTATATGAATCTGTTGGCTTTCCTACGGAAGGCAATAACAATCAAAGTAGCACTGTGGAAGATGTTGCTACAAGTAGCTTGTCCTCTGCTCTCTGGGCCTTTGTTGAGTCAATACCTACTACTCCTGCATCAGCTGCTGAAAGTGCATTGGTGAACCGAGCTTTGAATCGAATGTCTAGCTTCAGCAGGTTGAAGATCAAGCACACCAACATTGCTGCATCAGGTAAAGACACTGGAACTATGAAGAGAGCTGGCAGAAAGGGACTTCCATTCCTTTTCTTCTCTATTCTTATTGCTTTATGTGCTTTTTGTTGggtttttgttggaaacttaaGACTAGTAGGTAGAAGTATTTCtccttga
- the LOC100786675 gene encoding putative sphingoid base hydroxylase: MVFWEGYVSDELMGTFAPIVLYWVYAGFYHLLPPLDRYRLHTRRDEETKNLVPFSTVVKGVLLQQLVQAIVALFLLTATASASGVIVQPSIPKQILQIAIAMFVMDTWQYFVHRYMHQNKFLYRHIHSQHHRLVVPYAIGALYNHPIEGLLLDTVGGAISYLVSGMTARTAAVFFCFAVVKTVDDHCGLWLPGNIFHIFFQNNTAYHDIHHQLQGLKYNYSQPFFSIWDKLLGTYMPFDLVKRPKGGFEARLAKE, from the exons ATGGTTTTCTGGGAAGGATATGTGAGCGATGAATTGATGGGCACGTTTGCCCCTATTGTGCTTTATTGGGTATATGCTGGGTTTTATCACTTGCTCCCACCTTTAGATAGGTATCGGTTGCATACCAGGAGAGATGAGGAAACGAAGAATTTGGTGCCCTTTTCAACAGTTGTGAAGGGTGTTTTACTTCAGCAGCTTGTTCAGGCAATTGTAGCACTCTTCTTG TTGACCGCAACAGCAAGTGCATCTGGGGTTATAGTGCAGCCTTCTATCCCCAAGCAAATTTTGCAGATTGCTATTGCAATGTTTGTGATGGATACATGGCAGTACTTTGTGCATCGGTATATGCATCAGAACAAGTTCTTATATCGCCATATCCACTCCCAGCATCACAGACTGGTTGTTCCTTATGCAATAGGAGCCCTTTACAATCACCCCATTGAGGGTCTTCTACTTGACACTGTAGGTGGGGCAATCTCATATCTTGTCTCAGGGATGACTGCAAGAACAGCAGCTGTATTCTTCTGCTTCGCTGTTGTGAAAACTGTTGATGATCACTGTGGACTGTGGTTGCCTGGCAACATCTTCCATATCTTTTTCCAGAATAACACAGCTTACCATGACATTCATCATCAACTGCAAGGGCTGAAGTACAATTATTCTCAGCCATTCTTTTCCATATGGGACAAACTTCTTGGGACATACATGCCTTTCGATCTTGTAAAGCGGCCCAAAGGGGGGTTTGAGGCAAGGCTAGCAAAGGAATAG